The Capsicum annuum cultivar UCD-10X-F1 unplaced genomic scaffold, UCD10Xv1.1 ctg50675, whole genome shotgun sequence genome includes the window CACTATAGTTTTAGGACAtggcaataataataattcaagtcAAGAAAAAGTGGGTAAACCAGGAACAACCAGTTTAGATATTCACGACAAAATTGCtcagaagaaaaagatgaatgatTTTCAAATGCCACTTCATTATCCAAGGTACAAGAAGGGAGATTATGAGAAAATGGAAGAATGGAAATTGGATACTCTTCT containing:
- the LOC124892791 gene encoding uncharacterized protein LOC124892791, translated to MALSQLFQFACTIVLGHGNNNNSSQEKVGKPGTTSLDIHDKIAQKKKMNDFQMPLHYPRYKKGDYEKMEEWKLDTLLKQYGFFNFDGTLEEKRKFAIGAFLWPDQL